A region of Panthera uncia isolate 11264 chromosome D4, Puncia_PCG_1.0, whole genome shotgun sequence DNA encodes the following proteins:
- the TRAF1 gene encoding TNF receptor-associated factor 1 isoform X1, which yields MASGSASSPRPAPDENEFPFGWPPTACPDPPEPRALCCAACLSENVRNGEDRMCPKCRGDDPQSVSPRSLLSQEKDHPEVAEAEVGCPFAGVGCSYKGSPKLMQEHEVTSQTTHLNLLLAFVKQWKAQLGSGLGSGPLALEQNLSDLQLQAAVEVAGDLEVDCYRAPCSESQDELALQHLMKEKLLAELEEKLRVFENIVAVLNKEVEASHLALAASIHQSQLDREHILSLEQRVVELQQTLAQKDQALGKLEQSLRLMEEASFDGTFLWKITNVTRRCHESACGRTVSLFSPAFYTAKYGYKLCLRLYLNGDGTGKRTHLSLFIVVMRGEYDALLPWPFRNKVTFMLLDQNNREHAIDAFRPDLSSASFQRPQSETNVASGCPLFFPLSRLQSPRHAYVKDDTMFLKCIVETSA from the exons ATGGCCTCTGGCTCAGCCAGCAGCCCCCGCCCAGCCCCTGATGAGAACGAGTTTCCCTTTGGGTGGCCCCCCACCGCCTGCCCGGACCCACCAGAGCCCAGGGCCCTCTGCTGTGCTGCCTGTCTCTCTGAGAACGTGAG GAATGGCGAGGATCGGATGTGTCCAAAATGCAGAGGGGACGACCCCCAGTCTGTAAGCCCAAGAAGCCTTCTGTCTCAGGAGAAG GATCACCCCGAGGTGGCTGAGGCTGAAGTTGGGTGCCCCTTTGCTGGTGTTGGCTGCTCCTACAAG GGGAGCCCAAAGCTCATGCAGGAGCATGAGGTCACCTCCCAGACCACCCACCTAAACCTGCTGTTGGCGTTCGTGAAACAGTGGAAGGCCCAGCTGGGCTCTGGCCTGGGCTCTGGGCCCCTGGCCCTGGAGCAGAATCTGTCAGACCTGCAGCTACAGGCGGCCGTGGAGGTGGCTGGGGACCTGGAAGTTGACTGCTACCGGGCACCCTGCTCTGAGAGCCAGGATGAGCTGGCCCTGCAGCACTTAATGAAAGAGAAGCTCCTGGCTGAGCTAGAGGAGAAGTTGCGTGTGTTTGAGAACATCGTCGCTGTCCTCAACAAGGAGGTGGAGGCTTCCCACCTGGCTTTAGCAGCCTCCATCCACCAGAGCCAGCTCGACCGTGAGCACATCCTGAGCTTGGAGCAAAGG GTGGTGGAGTTGCAGCAGACCCTGGCCCAGAAAGACCAGGCCCTGGGCAAGCTGGAGCAGAGCCTCCGCCTCATGGAGGAGGCCTCCTTCGACGGCACCTTCCTATGGAAGATCACCAATGTCACCAGGCGCTGCCACGAGTCGGCCTGTGGCCGGACCGTCAGCCTCTTCTCTCCAG CTTTCTACACTGCCAAGTACGGCTACAAGCTGTGTCTGCGGCTCTACCTGAACGGGGACGGGACGGGGAAGAGGACCCACCTGTCTCTCTTCATTGTGGTCATGAGAGGGGAGTATGATGCTCTGTTGCCCTGGCCTTTTCGGAACAAG GTCACCTTCATGCTTCTCGACCAGAACAACCGTGAGCACGCCATCGACGCCTTCCGGCCCGACCTGAGCTCGGCATCCTTCCAGCGGCCGCAGAGTGAGACCAACGTGGCCAGTGGCTGCCCACTCTTCTTCCCCCTCAGCAGGCTGCAGTCACCCAGGCATGCCTACGTGAAGGATGACACCATGTTCCTCAAGTGCATCGTGGAGACAAGCGCTTAG
- the TRAF1 gene encoding TNF receptor-associated factor 1 isoform X2 — MCPKCRGDDPQSVSPRSLLSQEKDHPEVAEAEVGCPFAGVGCSYKGSPKLMQEHEVTSQTTHLNLLLAFVKQWKAQLGSGLGSGPLALEQNLSDLQLQAAVEVAGDLEVDCYRAPCSESQDELALQHLMKEKLLAELEEKLRVFENIVAVLNKEVEASHLALAASIHQSQLDREHILSLEQRVVELQQTLAQKDQALGKLEQSLRLMEEASFDGTFLWKITNVTRRCHESACGRTVSLFSPAFYTAKYGYKLCLRLYLNGDGTGKRTHLSLFIVVMRGEYDALLPWPFRNKVTFMLLDQNNREHAIDAFRPDLSSASFQRPQSETNVASGCPLFFPLSRLQSPRHAYVKDDTMFLKCIVETSA, encoded by the exons ATGTGTCCAAAATGCAGAGGGGACGACCCCCAGTCTGTAAGCCCAAGAAGCCTTCTGTCTCAGGAGAAG GATCACCCCGAGGTGGCTGAGGCTGAAGTTGGGTGCCCCTTTGCTGGTGTTGGCTGCTCCTACAAG GGGAGCCCAAAGCTCATGCAGGAGCATGAGGTCACCTCCCAGACCACCCACCTAAACCTGCTGTTGGCGTTCGTGAAACAGTGGAAGGCCCAGCTGGGCTCTGGCCTGGGCTCTGGGCCCCTGGCCCTGGAGCAGAATCTGTCAGACCTGCAGCTACAGGCGGCCGTGGAGGTGGCTGGGGACCTGGAAGTTGACTGCTACCGGGCACCCTGCTCTGAGAGCCAGGATGAGCTGGCCCTGCAGCACTTAATGAAAGAGAAGCTCCTGGCTGAGCTAGAGGAGAAGTTGCGTGTGTTTGAGAACATCGTCGCTGTCCTCAACAAGGAGGTGGAGGCTTCCCACCTGGCTTTAGCAGCCTCCATCCACCAGAGCCAGCTCGACCGTGAGCACATCCTGAGCTTGGAGCAAAGG GTGGTGGAGTTGCAGCAGACCCTGGCCCAGAAAGACCAGGCCCTGGGCAAGCTGGAGCAGAGCCTCCGCCTCATGGAGGAGGCCTCCTTCGACGGCACCTTCCTATGGAAGATCACCAATGTCACCAGGCGCTGCCACGAGTCGGCCTGTGGCCGGACCGTCAGCCTCTTCTCTCCAG CTTTCTACACTGCCAAGTACGGCTACAAGCTGTGTCTGCGGCTCTACCTGAACGGGGACGGGACGGGGAAGAGGACCCACCTGTCTCTCTTCATTGTGGTCATGAGAGGGGAGTATGATGCTCTGTTGCCCTGGCCTTTTCGGAACAAG GTCACCTTCATGCTTCTCGACCAGAACAACCGTGAGCACGCCATCGACGCCTTCCGGCCCGACCTGAGCTCGGCATCCTTCCAGCGGCCGCAGAGTGAGACCAACGTGGCCAGTGGCTGCCCACTCTTCTTCCCCCTCAGCAGGCTGCAGTCACCCAGGCATGCCTACGTGAAGGATGACACCATGTTCCTCAAGTGCATCGTGGAGACAAGCGCTTAG